A window of the Haloquadratum walsbyi C23 genome harbors these coding sequences:
- a CDS encoding DUF456 domain-containing protein, with product MTVSIWGWIALTLAGVGVIGSVIPLIPGAIISISGVLTYWWASGFTEPQIGILAVLLLVGVSTAVVDFAGGALAAHIGGASKITTGMAVVVGIGLLFITGPAGFLIGLAGTVFIIEFAQSADSEASMRAALAATGGVLASTVIQFVMTGGMFLTLGIIIFT from the coding sequence GTGACGGTCTCAATTTGGGGATGGATTGCGCTTACTCTCGCCGGAGTGGGCGTGATCGGAAGTGTGATACCGCTTATTCCTGGTGCGATTATATCAATAAGTGGTGTTTTGACGTATTGGTGGGCGAGCGGGTTCACTGAGCCACAAATAGGTATTCTTGCAGTACTGTTATTGGTTGGTGTCAGCACCGCTGTCGTTGACTTTGCTGGTGGGGCACTTGCCGCACATATAGGTGGTGCATCAAAAATAACGACTGGCATGGCGGTCGTCGTTGGGATTGGTCTGTTATTTATTACGGGTCCTGCTGGATTTCTTATCGGACTGGCAGGCACGGTTTTTATAATCGAGTTCGCACAATCTGCCGATAGCGAAGCGAGCATGCGAGCTGCCCTTGCCGCAACAGGTGGCGTTCTTGCCTCAACAGTTATTCAGTTTGTTATGACCGGTGGCATGTTTCTCACCCTTGGGATCATCATATTCACATAA